In Gavia stellata isolate bGavSte3 chromosome 33, bGavSte3.hap2, whole genome shotgun sequence, the DNA window TCTCCGCAGATGTCTCTCCAGTTGTGGCAGGCCTCATTGGTGCTACTGTCCTCGTGGTTTCTGTCTCAGTAACAGTTTTTGTGTGGACATGCTGTCACcagcaagcagaaaagaagCACAAAACCCCACCGTATAAATTCATTCACATGTTGAAAGGCATCAGTATCTATCCGGAGACCTTGAgtaacaagaagaaaatcaacCGAATCCGGAGAGACAAGAATGGCACCCCTAAGGAGACTGGAAGGGGAAACCTCTTGGTGGATGCTGCTGAATCTGGTTTAATAGGCTCCGATAAGGCTCCAGATGGGCCAAGTGCAGCCCCCCACGTCGACCAGCTCCCAATAAAAGTAGATTATGGAGATGAACTAAGTCCAGATCAAAGCCTCACTCCAGGAGGAAGTAAAACCTCCTCCCCATCTTCTCCGGGGGATGACGTCATGTTGGGTGAACTGACTTTCTCAGTGGACTACAACTTCCCTAAAAAAGCGCTGGTAGTTACCATTCAGGAGGCTCATGGGCTGCCAGTGATGGATGAGCACACTCAGAGCTCTGACCCTTACATCAAGATGACAATTCTTCCAGATAAAAGGCATCGAGTGAAGACTCGTGTACTTCGCAAGACGCTAGACCCGGTCTTTGATGAAACCTTCACCTTCTATGGGATCCCGTACAGCCAGCTCCAGGATTTGGTGCTTCACTTCCTCGTGTTGAGCTTTGATCGCTTTTCTCGAGATGATGTTATTGGAGAAGTCATGGTGCCCCTTGCAGGGGTGGATCCAAGCACTGGAAAGGTTCAGCTGACCAGGGAGATCCTCAAAAGGAACATACAAGTAAGTCGCTTCACGTAGTGTGACACA includes these proteins:
- the SYT11 gene encoding synaptotagmin-11 isoform X1 → MAEITSVHPGFDVSPVVAGLIGATVLVVSVSVTVFVWTCCHQQAEKKHKTPPYKFIHMLKGISIYPETLSNKKKINRIRRDKNGTPKETGRGNLLVDAAESGLIGSDKAPDGPSAAPHVDQLPIKVDYGDELSPDQSLTPGGSKTSSPSSPGDDVMLGELTFSVDYNFPKKALVVTIQEAHGLPVMDEHTQSSDPYIKMTILPDKRHRVKTRVLRKTLDPVFDETFTFYGIPYSQLQDLVLHFLVLSFDRFSRDDVIGEVMVPLAGVDPSTGKVQLTREILKRNIQKCISRGELQVSLSYQPVAQRMTVVVLKARHLPKMDITGLSADPYVKVNVYYGRKRIAKKKTHVKKCTLNPVFNESFIYDIPVDLLPDISIEFLVIDFDRTTKNEVVGRLILGAHSITAGGVEHWREVCENPRKPVAKWHSLSEY
- the SYT11 gene encoding synaptotagmin-11 isoform X2, yielding MAEITSVHPGFDVSPVVAGLIGATVLVVSVSVTVFVWTCCHQQAEKKHKTPPYKFIHMLKGISIYPETLSNKKKINRIRRDKNGTPKETGRGNLLVDAAESGLIGSDKAPDGPSAAPHVDQLPIKVDYGDELSPDQSLTPGGSKTSSPSSPGDDVMLGELTFSVDYNFPKKALVVTIQEAHGLPVMDEHTQSSDPYIKMTILPDKRHRVKTRVLRKTLDPVFDETFTFYGIPYSQLQDLVLHFLVLSFDRFSRDDVIGEVMVPLAGVDPSTGKVQLTREILKRNIQKCISRGELQVSLSYQPVAQRMTVVVLKARHLPKMDITGLSDPYVKVNVYYGRKRIAKKKTHVKKCTLNPVFNESFIYDIPVDLLPDISIEFLVIDFDRTTKNEVVGRLILGAHSITAGGVEHWREVCENPRKPVAKWHSLSEY